A region of Salinibacter sp. 10B DNA encodes the following proteins:
- a CDS encoding DUF2007 domain-containing protein has protein sequence MANDALVRVARYDTRGDAHLAKTQLADAGIPCLLANEDQAGLAMMFEVSRSGVQVKVPPDRAEEARALLDTESR, from the coding sequence ATGGCCAACGATGCCCTTGTTCGCGTTGCCCGGTACGACACCCGAGGCGACGCCCATCTTGCCAAGACTCAACTTGCGGATGCCGGCATTCCCTGTCTACTCGCAAATGAGGACCAGGCCGGCCTTGCCATGATGTTTGAAGTGTCGCGCAGCGGCGTGCAGGTAAAGGTGCCACCGGACCGAGCGGAGGAGGCCCGTGCTCTTCTGGACACAGAATCGCGATGA
- a CDS encoding PKD domain-containing protein: MNARQYSSLWLPILLLFGGLFLAGCGATAPVVNSINTPDTLETGESGNFRASIENEEDADEPLTYTWDYGDGSTGSGLNTSKAYNSTGQYTVLFSASNEGGADSSRAMVTVVRPPQPAQITSINANPNPVDAGNQVNFSSNVQGDSPIDYSWSFGDGNSGSGSSPSHTFESAGQYTVQLEASNNVGSDSRSVTVRVNRDLPEICTTVSEFNSAFFGRNSSTLTDEARKSLQENTDLLSQCPNLSVRIEGFAAPGERNAQSLSEDRAQAVADFYSGNGVQSSRITMSGEGEVSGVTTKKGGTREYRRADSIPQR, encoded by the coding sequence GTGAACGCACGACAATATTCTTCACTCTGGCTCCCTATCCTCCTTCTATTCGGCGGGTTGTTTCTCGCAGGATGCGGAGCAACGGCCCCTGTAGTCAACTCCATCAATACCCCTGACACCCTTGAAACCGGGGAGTCGGGCAATTTTCGGGCGTCTATCGAGAACGAAGAGGACGCCGATGAGCCCCTGACCTACACCTGGGATTATGGCGACGGCAGCACGGGCTCCGGTCTGAACACGAGCAAGGCGTACAACTCGACCGGGCAGTACACGGTGCTCTTCAGCGCGAGCAACGAGGGCGGCGCCGACTCCTCCCGCGCGATGGTCACGGTGGTACGCCCGCCGCAGCCCGCTCAGATCACGTCCATCAACGCAAACCCGAACCCGGTCGATGCGGGCAATCAGGTGAACTTCAGCAGCAACGTGCAAGGCGACAGCCCGATCGATTACAGCTGGAGCTTCGGCGACGGCAACAGTGGCTCGGGCAGCTCCCCGTCCCACACGTTCGAGTCGGCTGGGCAGTACACCGTTCAGCTTGAAGCCTCCAACAACGTGGGCTCCGACTCGCGCTCTGTCACCGTGCGCGTAAACCGCGACCTCCCGGAGATCTGCACGACGGTCAGTGAGTTCAACTCGGCCTTCTTCGGGCGCAACTCCAGTACGCTGACCGACGAGGCCCGCAAGAGCCTCCAGGAAAACACGGACCTCCTCTCGCAGTGCCCGAACCTGAGCGTTCGGATTGAAGGCTTTGCCGCCCCGGGCGAGCGCAATGCGCAGTCGCTCTCCGAGGATCGGGCGCAGGCAGTCGCGGACTTCTACTCGGGCAACGGCGTTCAGAGCAGCCGCATCACCATGAGCGGTGAAGGCGAAGTGAGCGGTGTCACGACGAAGAAGGGTGGCACGCGTGAGTACCGCCGCGCCGACTCCATCCCGCAGCGCTAA
- a CDS encoding transporter, which yields MTRSDSIRSLVAIAVLAALGLGLAVPAHAQISADRPGFGDGATTVAPGTFQAGLGYAFNGNGINSHELGQLLLRYGATSGLELRGGIGSYVVNESPFDNGYAGTAVGAKVRLFQNETSTLSGVATLGLPTGTGAYDSRDDRARQELKLAFDGALGEDITLSINGGTSFYYASGVQDDREVEVLFIPTLSFAITETTGGYVGYAGFYDDGPNTNWVEGGITFLADPNTQLDVNTGLQIDDNGDRFFLGVGVARRF from the coding sequence ATGACACGTTCCGATTCCATTCGGTCTCTCGTTGCAATCGCGGTCCTCGCGGCTTTAGGGCTTGGGCTCGCCGTCCCGGCGCACGCGCAGATTTCTGCGGATCGTCCCGGGTTCGGAGATGGCGCCACCACTGTGGCCCCGGGGACGTTTCAGGCTGGACTTGGGTATGCCTTCAACGGAAACGGCATCAACAGCCACGAGCTGGGGCAGTTGCTCCTGCGGTACGGCGCAACATCCGGCCTTGAGCTGCGCGGCGGCATCGGTTCGTACGTCGTCAACGAATCGCCCTTCGACAACGGATACGCCGGTACGGCTGTCGGGGCAAAGGTGCGTCTCTTTCAGAACGAGACCTCTACTCTCAGCGGTGTGGCGACACTCGGGCTGCCGACCGGAACGGGTGCCTACGACAGCCGCGACGACCGGGCGCGTCAGGAGCTCAAGCTGGCGTTCGATGGAGCCCTCGGCGAAGACATCACGCTCAGCATAAACGGAGGAACGAGCTTCTACTACGCGTCCGGCGTGCAGGACGATCGGGAGGTTGAGGTCTTGTTCATCCCAACCCTTTCCTTCGCCATCACGGAAACGACTGGTGGGTACGTGGGATATGCCGGCTTCTACGACGACGGGCCCAACACAAACTGGGTAGAGGGGGGAATCACCTTTCTCGCCGACCCCAACACGCAGCTTGATGTGAACACGGGTCTTCAGATCGACGACAACGGCGATCGATTCTTCCTTGGGGTCGGCGTGGCGCGTCGGTTCTAG
- a CDS encoding amino acid permease, protein MNELAKDLGLLEALTIGVGTMIGAGIFVLPGPATAVAGPAVAVSFVIGGVISIFTAMSASELGTAMPKAGGSYYYVNHALGPIFGSIAGLGNWMGLAFASAFYAIGFGSYVAGFLPDVSVEVAGIVFSQSQLYALGAGTLFIAVNYIGAKETGRLQNIIVITLVGILAVFIVACIGNADPATLTPLAPKGWGAVLPATALVFVSFLGFAKITTVAEEIKNPGRNLPLAIIGSVIIVTVIYAVIMLLINAVLPWQEISGNGDIAVVSVGRVVLGGVGVVALTVGGLLATASSANASILASSRINFAMGRDRLVSDWLNAIHEKYATPHRSIALTGGLILLFIMIGDVKTLAKAGSVLHLIVYGLLNLALIVMREADVPEYQPDYTVPFYPVVPIVGAIASFGLIAFMDMLEIALSLVFVVVAVLWFYAYARRNTPKQGVFSRHILDRAEEMPDSAVAAAEAVQPDASRYRVMVPLSNPEHESNLITLASTMARQHDNGTVVAVHIVDVPDQTPLAVAAEHLDELDAESNDLLAAARADAETYGVDVETHTIFSHRVFEEIFDAAKNQRADVVVLGWGPDSHGSPGRVESFSADLLGDLSCDFVVFRDRGFDPSRVLVPTRGGPGSEVSADVARTLRDEYGSEVMLMNVTDDPKERADHELGLEHWAETHGLSEVRRVVDVSSSVDEAIAARAQEHSLLILGATEQGLLSRLTGDLGALKVVEKVDCSVILAETAYKRSLAQRLFGNGRKGFSIPESSETS, encoded by the coding sequence ATGAACGAACTTGCAAAAGATCTCGGTCTCCTCGAAGCCCTGACCATTGGGGTGGGCACGATGATCGGGGCCGGCATTTTTGTGCTGCCCGGCCCGGCCACCGCCGTTGCGGGGCCTGCCGTGGCCGTCTCGTTCGTGATCGGCGGGGTCATTTCAATTTTTACGGCCATGTCCGCCAGCGAATTGGGCACGGCCATGCCGAAAGCAGGAGGCAGCTATTACTACGTGAATCACGCGCTTGGCCCCATCTTCGGCAGCATCGCGGGGCTGGGCAACTGGATGGGACTCGCGTTCGCTTCGGCCTTCTATGCGATTGGCTTTGGGAGCTACGTCGCTGGATTCCTTCCGGATGTGTCCGTCGAGGTAGCGGGCATCGTGTTTTCACAGAGCCAGCTCTACGCCCTGGGGGCCGGCACGCTCTTCATCGCCGTCAACTACATCGGCGCCAAGGAAACCGGGCGCCTGCAGAACATCATCGTCATTACGCTCGTCGGCATCCTGGCGGTCTTCATCGTGGCCTGCATCGGGAACGCCGACCCCGCTACGCTCACGCCCCTTGCCCCGAAGGGATGGGGGGCGGTGCTGCCCGCGACGGCGCTCGTCTTCGTATCGTTCCTCGGCTTCGCGAAAATCACGACGGTCGCGGAGGAGATAAAGAATCCGGGTCGCAACCTGCCGCTTGCGATTATTGGGAGTGTGATTATCGTGACCGTCATCTACGCGGTCATTATGCTGCTCATCAACGCCGTGCTCCCGTGGCAGGAGATTAGCGGAAACGGGGACATTGCGGTGGTGAGCGTAGGGCGGGTTGTGCTGGGGGGCGTGGGCGTCGTAGCCCTTACCGTTGGCGGATTGTTGGCCACCGCCTCCAGCGCCAACGCGTCGATTCTCGCCTCCTCTCGCATCAACTTTGCGATGGGGCGCGATCGGCTGGTGTCCGACTGGCTGAACGCCATCCACGAAAAGTACGCCACCCCGCACCGCTCGATTGCCCTCACCGGCGGGCTCATCCTCCTCTTCATCATGATTGGGGACGTAAAGACCCTGGCAAAGGCGGGGAGTGTGCTCCATCTCATCGTCTATGGCCTCCTCAACCTTGCCCTCATCGTGATGCGCGAGGCCGACGTGCCGGAATACCAGCCGGACTACACCGTTCCCTTCTATCCTGTCGTTCCCATCGTTGGGGCCATTGCCTCCTTCGGGCTGATTGCGTTCATGGATATGCTTGAGATTGCGCTGAGCCTTGTGTTCGTCGTGGTGGCCGTGCTCTGGTTCTACGCCTATGCCCGCCGCAACACCCCCAAGCAGGGCGTCTTCAGCCGCCACATCCTGGATCGGGCCGAGGAGATGCCAGACTCGGCGGTGGCCGCTGCGGAGGCGGTGCAACCCGACGCGTCGCGCTACCGCGTGATGGTGCCCCTCTCGAATCCGGAGCACGAGTCGAATCTGATTACGCTGGCGAGTACGATGGCCCGGCAGCACGACAACGGCACGGTGGTGGCTGTTCACATCGTAGACGTGCCGGATCAGACGCCGCTCGCCGTGGCGGCCGAACACCTTGATGAGTTGGACGCCGAGTCGAACGACCTGCTGGCGGCGGCCCGTGCGGACGCTGAAACCTATGGAGTGGACGTAGAGACGCACACCATCTTTTCCCACCGCGTCTTTGAGGAGATCTTCGACGCCGCGAAGAATCAGCGGGCCGACGTGGTAGTCTTGGGATGGGGGCCCGACTCCCACGGATCGCCGGGGCGCGTCGAAAGCTTCTCGGCGGACCTGCTCGGGGATCTCTCTTGCGACTTCGTCGTCTTCCGGGATCGGGGCTTTGATCCCTCCCGCGTTCTCGTACCCACCCGGGGCGGGCCGGGCTCGGAGGTGAGTGCCGACGTGGCGCGGACGCTCCGGGATGAGTATGGATCGGAGGTCATGCTGATGAATGTGACGGACGATCCGAAGGAACGGGCCGATCACGAACTGGGGCTCGAACACTGGGCAGAGACGCACGGGCTGTCGGAGGTGCGTCGCGTCGTCGACGTGTCTAGCAGCGTCGACGAGGCGATTGCGGCTCGGGCCCAGGAGCACAGCCTTCTCATCCTTGGCGCAACGGAGCAGGGACTTTTGTCTCGACTCACGGGCGACCTCGGGGCGCTGAAGGTGGTCGAAAAGGTGGACTGCTCTGTTATCCTTGCCGAAACGGCCTACAAACGGTCGCTCGCGCAGCGACTCTTCGGCAATGGACGCAAAGGCTTCTCGATTCCCGAGTCGAGCGAAACGTCCTGA
- a CDS encoding shikimate dehydrogenase: MQIDAETQVVTLLGHPVEHSRSPTIHNTAFQAQGRNAVYVATPVRPEMLRSAVEGLRALQFLGANVTVPHKEAVRPLLDEVSERAAAVGAVNTIVREGDALRGDNTDVEGFLTPLVKTEGEALLGKPMVIFGAGGAARAVAYGLLDHYAPEKLTLVARRPEQAEALAADLDGYDPQDALRVSSFDDAATVVRTSRLLVNATPLGMAPEADGTPWPETDDFGRAQVAYDLVYNPEETRFLQDAAGQGATTIGGLDMLVEQAAASYRQWTDQEMPIDAVYEALRQEA, encoded by the coding sequence GTGCAGATTGACGCAGAAACACAGGTGGTGACCCTTCTTGGTCACCCGGTGGAGCACTCCCGCTCGCCAACGATCCATAACACCGCCTTCCAAGCCCAAGGGAGAAATGCGGTATACGTCGCCACACCCGTGCGTCCGGAGATGCTCCGGAGCGCTGTTGAGGGCCTGCGAGCATTGCAGTTTCTCGGCGCCAACGTTACGGTGCCGCACAAGGAGGCGGTGCGTCCCCTCCTCGATGAGGTCTCGGAGCGGGCTGCGGCCGTGGGGGCGGTGAACACGATCGTGCGTGAAGGGGACGCGCTTCGTGGGGACAACACAGATGTAGAGGGATTTCTGACGCCTCTCGTGAAGACGGAAGGGGAGGCGCTCTTGGGGAAACCGATGGTGATCTTTGGCGCAGGGGGCGCCGCGCGGGCGGTCGCATACGGTCTCCTCGATCACTATGCCCCGGAGAAACTTACGTTGGTCGCTCGACGGCCGGAGCAGGCAGAAGCACTGGCCGCAGACCTGGACGGCTACGATCCGCAAGACGCTCTCCGCGTGTCCTCGTTCGACGATGCAGCGACCGTCGTCCGAACGAGCCGCCTTCTCGTCAACGCCACCCCGCTGGGCATGGCGCCGGAGGCGGACGGCACGCCCTGGCCGGAGACAGATGATTTTGGACGTGCCCAGGTGGCGTACGACCTTGTGTACAATCCGGAGGAAACGCGCTTCTTACAGGACGCGGCGGGCCAAGGAGCAACAACCATTGGGGGACTCGACATGCTGGTGGAGCAGGCGGCGGCGTCCTACCGGCAATGGACGGACCAGGAAATGCCGATCGATGCCGTGTACGAAGCGTTGCGACAGGAGGCGTAG
- a CDS encoding amino acid permease: protein MASDSSLKKTLTLYDVYAISTGAMFSSGFFLLPGIAAAETGPSVILAYLVAGLLILPSMYSMAELSTAMPKAGGTYYFLDRALGPLAGTVGGLGTWLALVFKSAFALIGMGAYLAIYANVPIKPLAAALAVAFGVLNIVGAKESSWLQRVLVTVLVAVLAFYAAQGVVSIWGGQSAGSGAAGEFAPFFTEGARGFLATIGIVFVSYAGLTKVASVAEEVQNPDRNIPLGMGLSLLTATTLYVVGVAIMVAVLPAADLHADLTPVYTSGEVFFNWLPYAIGPILIVVAAIAAFASTGNAGILSASRYPMAMARDKLLPDGFAKIGRFNTPTRSVIVTTALMLVVIFALSEEGVAKLASAFQLLIFALLNFAVIVMRESQIPSYAPGYRSPLYPWMQTAGIAIPLFLIAEMGTLAITLTGVVILFGIGWYFYYARTVPREGAIFHLFARMGKQRYEGLDHELHTILEEKGVGHDTAFDRLVARSDVMHLDEPVSYETVVEEVSARLADEFGISTETLTHGFLEGAPYSAVSVSHGAALPYCRLDGIEEPKMVMVHCRSGICVNVQDDIEEVDLSEPVYAFFFLVSPKDDQGEHLRTLATLANRVDEEQFLVEWRAAGNEQEVKESLLHHERYVTLHLLSGTNTEELIGRRVRDLNLPAGVLVALVRREEQIIVPSGPTTLHEGDRLTVIGSPAGIDRIYELYRKGEQEGVVR, encoded by the coding sequence ATGGCCTCGGACTCCTCCCTCAAGAAAACTCTCACCCTCTACGACGTCTACGCGATCAGCACGGGGGCGATGTTCAGCTCCGGGTTCTTTCTGCTTCCGGGCATCGCGGCGGCCGAGACCGGGCCCTCCGTCATTCTCGCGTATCTCGTCGCAGGGCTTCTCATTTTGCCGTCGATGTACAGCATGGCGGAGCTCTCCACGGCCATGCCCAAGGCAGGCGGCACCTACTACTTCCTCGACCGCGCCCTTGGCCCGCTGGCCGGGACGGTGGGCGGGCTGGGCACCTGGCTGGCCCTCGTCTTCAAGAGCGCGTTTGCCCTCATCGGAATGGGGGCCTACCTGGCCATCTACGCCAACGTCCCCATCAAGCCACTGGCCGCCGCACTCGCGGTTGCCTTTGGGGTGCTCAACATCGTTGGGGCCAAGGAAAGCAGTTGGCTGCAGCGCGTGCTGGTGACAGTGCTGGTGGCGGTCCTCGCCTTCTACGCCGCGCAGGGAGTGGTCTCCATCTGGGGGGGGCAGTCGGCCGGGAGCGGGGCGGCCGGGGAGTTTGCGCCCTTCTTTACGGAGGGTGCCCGTGGCTTCCTCGCCACCATCGGCATCGTGTTCGTGTCGTACGCCGGGCTCACGAAAGTTGCGAGCGTGGCGGAGGAGGTGCAGAATCCGGACCGCAACATTCCGCTGGGCATGGGGCTCTCACTGCTCACCGCTACGACACTATACGTGGTGGGAGTCGCCATCATGGTGGCCGTGTTGCCGGCCGCCGATCTCCACGCCGATCTGACCCCGGTCTACACCTCCGGCGAGGTCTTCTTTAACTGGCTGCCGTACGCGATCGGGCCGATCCTCATCGTCGTGGCGGCCATCGCCGCGTTTGCGTCTACCGGCAATGCCGGTATCCTTTCGGCCTCTCGCTATCCGATGGCGATGGCGCGGGACAAGCTATTGCCTGACGGGTTTGCAAAGATTGGTCGCTTCAACACCCCAACGCGCTCGGTGATCGTCACCACAGCGCTGATGCTCGTCGTCATCTTTGCGCTTAGTGAAGAAGGGGTGGCCAAGCTGGCGAGTGCCTTTCAGCTGTTGATCTTTGCGCTCCTCAACTTTGCGGTCATTGTCATGCGGGAGAGCCAGATTCCCTCGTACGCCCCGGGCTACCGGTCGCCGCTCTATCCGTGGATGCAGACGGCCGGTATTGCCATTCCGCTGTTCCTGATTGCGGAAATGGGCACGCTGGCCATTACACTGACCGGGGTGGTGATCCTCTTTGGCATCGGATGGTACTTCTACTACGCCCGTACCGTCCCCCGCGAAGGCGCTATTTTCCACCTCTTCGCCCGGATGGGCAAGCAGCGCTACGAAGGCCTCGACCACGAGCTCCACACCATTCTGGAGGAGAAGGGCGTGGGGCACGATACGGCATTCGACCGGCTCGTGGCGCGCTCGGATGTGATGCATCTCGACGAGCCGGTGTCGTACGAAACGGTGGTCGAAGAGGTCTCTGCACGGCTTGCGGACGAGTTTGGCATTTCGACGGAGACGCTCACGCATGGCTTTCTGGAAGGAGCGCCCTACAGCGCGGTGTCGGTATCCCATGGGGCGGCGCTGCCGTACTGCCGCCTCGACGGGATTGAGGAACCGAAAATGGTGATGGTCCACTGTCGGTCCGGCATTTGTGTGAACGTGCAGGACGACATCGAGGAGGTCGACCTCTCGGAGCCCGTCTATGCGTTCTTCTTTCTCGTAAGCCCGAAGGATGATCAGGGCGAGCACCTGCGCACATTGGCGACCCTTGCCAATCGGGTAGACGAAGAGCAATTCCTCGTGGAGTGGCGGGCGGCCGGCAATGAGCAGGAAGTAAAGGAAAGCCTTCTTCACCACGAACGCTACGTTACCCTCCATCTCCTGTCTGGTACCAACACCGAGGAGTTGATCGGTCGTCGGGTTCGGGACCTGAATCTTCCGGCCGGAGTCCTCGTGGCTCTCGTGCGGCGGGAAGAACAAATCATCGTTCCCTCGGGCCCCACAACACTTCATGAGGGGGACCGGCTTACGGTCATTGGCAGCCCGGCGGGCATTGATCGCATCTACGAGCTCTATCGGAAAGGAGAGCAGGAGGGGGTCGTACGATAG
- a CDS encoding amino acid permease — MAKHLERDLGLYTTITVSIGAMIGSGLFVLPGLAASKAGPSVILAYVIAGLLVLPAALSKAEMATAMPESGGTYLYIDRAMGPLMGTISGLGAWFSLVFKSAFALVGLGAYLVVVLPLPAAELKLVSLGLGVLLIGVNIVGVKQSGRLQAFLVSFVLLVLFTFGAEGVIFVQPEQYHPFFEKGTSGLLAAAGFVFVSYAGVTKIASIAEEVEQPDRNLPLGILISVGVMIPLYVIVVFVIVGVTPPDLLHSSLTPMADATGQLLGTPAKIGISIVAVLALTSMANAGILSSSRFPLAMSRDQLAPNSLGTISDRFQTPGRSILITGGLLLVLIAFVPVIELAKLASAFKILIFALTNVALIAFREGEVEGYDPAFESPGYPWVQILGILGGGVLLTQMGWVPILGAAGIITGGILWYRLYGRARTDREGVAIDAIRRNMRAPLFVRMRNTFSMATGDVMVALPESASETEERALLAMGADLARRWEGRLIATQFEVVPEQIGLQDATEYKTADTNGTFETRVQDVEALNDVSVDVHEIVCHDASRAALHFSQTHDVRLLLGLTSKGRWRQQMLDTSVDWFVRRCECEVAFYAPAAPYDRPVKPMDEIVILLPRAPYGPLKAFVADALARTNGASIRFLTAMSPEASDAEIDTVQAFHHRLANHCDSPTDHQIIRTPDITNGLVEATGDADLAIVGKMARSRVRSLLFSSRTSVLLNALPCDVLLVRPQRPRQNKPVRRLIERYVF, encoded by the coding sequence GTGGCCAAACACCTGGAACGCGACCTCGGGCTCTACACGACAATCACCGTGAGCATCGGTGCCATGATCGGCAGCGGGCTCTTTGTGCTGCCGGGCCTCGCCGCCTCGAAGGCCGGTCCATCGGTCATCCTCGCGTACGTCATTGCGGGTCTCCTCGTCCTGCCTGCCGCCCTTTCGAAGGCTGAGATGGCCACGGCCATGCCGGAGTCGGGAGGAACCTACCTCTATATCGACCGCGCGATGGGTCCTCTCATGGGAACCATTTCCGGACTGGGAGCCTGGTTTTCCCTTGTGTTCAAGAGTGCGTTTGCGTTGGTAGGGCTGGGAGCATACCTCGTGGTCGTGCTCCCCCTCCCAGCCGCTGAGCTCAAGTTGGTAAGCTTAGGACTTGGGGTGCTCCTCATTGGCGTCAATATCGTAGGCGTGAAGCAGTCGGGCCGGTTACAGGCCTTCCTCGTTTCATTCGTCCTCCTAGTCTTGTTCACATTCGGGGCCGAAGGAGTGATCTTCGTCCAGCCCGAGCAATACCATCCCTTCTTTGAGAAAGGCACGAGCGGACTGCTCGCGGCCGCCGGGTTCGTATTCGTGTCCTACGCCGGGGTCACAAAAATCGCGAGCATTGCCGAGGAGGTGGAGCAGCCGGATCGCAATCTGCCGCTCGGCATCCTAATCTCCGTTGGGGTGATGATCCCGCTGTACGTGATTGTCGTGTTCGTGATTGTCGGCGTCACCCCTCCCGACCTCCTGCACTCCAGCTTAACCCCGATGGCCGACGCCACCGGCCAGCTTCTGGGCACGCCGGCAAAGATCGGCATCTCGATCGTAGCGGTACTGGCCCTCACGAGCATGGCCAACGCGGGAATTCTATCGTCCTCCCGCTTTCCTCTAGCCATGAGTCGGGACCAGCTTGCCCCCAACAGTCTCGGGACCATCAGCGACCGCTTTCAGACCCCCGGACGCTCCATCCTCATCACGGGCGGCCTCCTCCTGGTACTGATCGCGTTTGTGCCGGTCATCGAGCTGGCCAAGCTCGCCAGCGCGTTCAAGATTCTCATCTTTGCCCTGACCAACGTCGCGCTGATCGCATTTCGGGAGGGCGAAGTCGAGGGGTATGACCCCGCGTTTGAGAGCCCGGGCTATCCGTGGGTCCAGATACTCGGCATTCTCGGAGGCGGAGTGCTACTCACGCAAATGGGCTGGGTCCCCATCCTCGGGGCCGCCGGCATCATCACGGGTGGTATACTCTGGTACCGGCTCTACGGACGTGCGCGAACGGATCGGGAAGGCGTGGCGATTGACGCCATCCGGCGCAACATGCGCGCGCCCCTCTTCGTCCGCATGCGAAATACATTCTCGATGGCAACCGGCGACGTAATGGTAGCACTTCCGGAATCGGCGTCAGAGACGGAAGAACGTGCCCTGCTGGCGATGGGTGCGGACCTGGCCCGACGCTGGGAAGGACGCCTGATCGCGACCCAGTTCGAGGTCGTGCCCGAGCAAATTGGGCTTCAGGACGCGACGGAATACAAGACGGCGGATACGAACGGCACGTTTGAGACGCGCGTGCAGGACGTTGAAGCCCTGAACGATGTGTCGGTAGACGTGCACGAAATCGTTTGCCATGATGCCAGCCGAGCGGCCCTCCATTTTTCCCAGACCCACGACGTGCGCCTTCTGTTGGGACTCACCTCAAAGGGACGTTGGCGTCAGCAAATGCTCGACACAAGCGTAGACTGGTTTGTACGCCGGTGTGAATGCGAGGTCGCGTTCTACGCCCCGGCGGCCCCGTACGACCGTCCCGTCAAACCGATGGATGAGATTGTGATCCTGCTCCCCCGTGCCCCATACGGCCCCCTCAAAGCCTTCGTGGCTGACGCCCTGGCCCGAACGAACGGGGCGTCCATCCGCTTCCTCACGGCCATGAGCCCGGAGGCTTCCGACGCCGAAATCGACACGGTCCAGGCCTTCCACCACCGGCTGGCCAACCATTGCGACAGTCCCACCGATCATCAGATCATCCGTACTCCTGACATTACGAACGGATTGGTGGAGGCCACCGGGGACGCCGATCTCGCCATCGTGGGCAAAATGGCCCGTTCCCGCGTCCGGAGTTTGCTCTTTTCAAGTCGCACGTCGGTTCTACTGAACGCCCTGCCCTGCGACGTCTTGCTCGTACGTCCGCAGCGCCCCCGGCAGAACAAACCCGTCCGCCGCCTCATCGAGCGATACGTGTTCTAG
- a CDS encoding succinylglutamate desuccinylase/aspartoacylase family protein, with translation MHVETLGDGKPAYTIVACVHGDETCGWHAFNRLKASGIAVREPVKFVLANERAFKLGFRFCDADLNRVMPGDESSEKHEERLAARLQRELRGTTVLDFHSTESRGCPYAIVTGEDDASLRLARSTGLDRVVDMSLYGGGVTQDVTGVAVECGYYDDEDAATMAHRILLHFLGAEDIIDHDHARSTPTLYEVFGEAEGRGYTFLAENFQQVEAGEVFATKNGVDRRADHDFYPVLMSTHGYTDRIGFKARRVGPVETLLST, from the coding sequence ATGCACGTTGAAACGCTTGGCGACGGCAAGCCGGCCTACACCATTGTGGCGTGTGTGCACGGCGACGAGACCTGTGGCTGGCATGCATTCAACCGGCTCAAGGCCAGCGGCATTGCGGTACGCGAGCCGGTAAAGTTTGTCCTTGCCAACGAACGCGCCTTCAAGCTCGGATTCCGATTCTGCGACGCCGACCTCAATCGGGTCATGCCCGGTGACGAATCGAGCGAGAAGCACGAGGAGCGACTCGCCGCCCGCCTCCAGCGGGAGCTTCGAGGGACGACGGTGCTCGACTTTCATTCGACCGAATCGCGAGGATGTCCCTACGCCATCGTGACCGGCGAGGACGATGCCTCCCTTCGACTGGCCCGCTCGACGGGCCTCGACCGAGTCGTGGACATGAGTCTTTACGGGGGCGGCGTTACGCAGGACGTGACGGGCGTGGCGGTGGAGTGCGGCTACTACGACGACGAGGACGCAGCGACGATGGCGCATCGCATTCTTCTCCACTTTCTCGGGGCCGAGGACATTATCGATCATGACCACGCCCGATCTACCCCCACCCTGTATGAGGTCTTCGGAGAGGCTGAGGGGCGCGGCTACACCTTTCTCGCCGAGAACTTTCAGCAGGTAGAGGCGGGAGAGGTCTTCGCGACCAAAAACGGGGTCGATCGAAGAGCCGATCATGACTTCTATCCCGTACTGATGTCCACCCACGGATACACGGATCGGATTGGCTTCAAAGCCCGTCGGGTCGGGCCAGTGGAGACGCTCTTGTCGACGTAA